gagggcgccgccgcaagccgcGCCGGCAAGCCGACCACCCGCCAGATCTCCTCGCGCGGCTGTGCCTCCCTTGCCCGGATTCTATGGGGCCTAGCCACCTCACGCCGCCAATCGCCCGGGCACCCCCAGTCGGCGAACGCTAGGTCCATGGGGAGGGGCCGAGGGGGGATCCGCCGCCCCTAGGTAGGAACGGGGCATCCGCCGCTGGTGCAGGCAGGGACGAGGAGCCTCCAGCCCTAGCCCTAGCCCAAGGCGCGAGCAGGAGGAAGGAGCCGCCAGCCTTGAGGGAGAAGCCGCCGCCTGCGACTTgagggaggaagggaagagCTGCTGGTCTTGAGGAAGATCCGCACGTGGGGGTAGGAGGTGGCTCGCCTCCTCGAAGCCCCGAGCAGAGGAAGATTGGAACGGAACAGGAAAAATGAAacgaatggaaaaaaaaaagtctatTCGCAGGCCGATGGGCAGCCGACCTACCTGGGCTGTTGGGCTATCGTGCCGGCCCAGCCTGTATAAGGTTTAAAGAGGCCGGGCCTGGGCCTCCAAGCCGACACGGCAAACAGCCTAGCCCGGCACGACACTGTAGCCGGGCCGATGCAGGCCGGGCCAGGATGGGCCCGTGCTAGGCCAGGCCAGGCGGCCCTACATACCATCTAAACCATCTCTGTACTAAGATAGCACATAGCTCAAACATCGGAAGGCATACAAGAAGAAACTTGCGGAAGTTATACCGATTTTTCCGAAAGACAATTAAAATCTGGCCTGGTCCACGGGCTGCAATGGGTCTAGGGTACCCAAGCCTTATAAAAGTTGGCCTCGCCCACAAAATGGGGACCCATCagttgtttaattatttttcaactaaaaacGAAATCCGATTTAGCCTGAGCTGGGCCCAAGTCATGCCCGAAATGCAGGCCCAATGCTGGCCCATGGGTAGGCTTCGGCAGAATTTTTAGGCTTGAAACCGACCGGGTTTTTTGTTGGACTGGCCTAAATCTGGCCGAGCTCACGAAATGCTCAGACCTAGACCAAGAATACGATGCTTAGCTTGTAAACCTTGGGCTGCTGGTTCCTCACCCAAAGCCCAAGCTCGGCCCACGATTTCTTAGCCCATTTTGTCATTTAAAGCAAACTGTTTTGTCGCACACACGCACCTAAACGCTCAGCAAAacctcctccctcgccgccgccgccgccgccgccatggcgagtGCGCCGCAAAACCCCACCACGGCAGCCACCAGCGACGCCCTTCGCGTGGCCGACCTCCCGGGCCGCGGCCGCGGTCTCGTGGCCGCCCGCAACGTCCGCGAGGGCGAGGTGCTCCTTTCCGAGCCGGCGCTCCTCCTCTACCCGTCCACCCTCGCCTCCCTCCGCTCCTACTGCGCCGCCTGCTTCCGCTCCCTCCCCGCCTCTGCCGTTGTACCCTGCGcctcctgccgcgccgccgccttctgctccccggcctgcgccgccgcctcgcaccCGCGCCTTCTCTGCGCCGCGCTctcccacggcggcggcgccggcctcgccgccgccgccccaaccGAGGCGGTCCAGGAGccactcctcttcctcctctccgcctATTCCCTTCCAGATCCCTCCATTCACACaatcctctccctctcctcggtgccgcccccacccccgggAGCGCAGGATGCAGCGGGCCTCcacgccgcggtggcggcgctggcgccgccgcagaTGCTTCCTCAGGGCTTCTCGCCGGACCTCacggcggcgctcctcgccaagGACCGGGGCAACAGCTTCGCCATCATGGAGCCGTACCGCCCCGGGATGTCGCTCGAGCTCCTCAAGGCGCGCGCCTACGCGGTGTACTCGCAGGCGTCGCTGTTCAACCATGACTGCCTGCCCAATGCGTGCCATTTCGATTACCCCGACAGGCCGGGGCCGGGGAACACCGACATTGTGGTGCGTGCGCTCCATGATATTTCAGAGGGGAGGGAGGTCTGTATCAGCTACTTCGCGGCCAATTGGAGGTATGCTGACAGGCAGCGCAGGCTGCTGGAGGATTATGGATTCCGGTGTGAGTGTGATCGCTGTCAGGTGGAGAGCCGGTGGAAGGACGATGATGATAACAATGGAGATGAGGGGGATGAGGATGACACcatggaagaggaagagggtgaGGATGGTGGAGATGACGATGGTGATGATGGAATGGAGGATGGGGAAGGTGGTCCTGATGGCGATGATGATTTCCCGCATGCCTACTTCTTTGTGAGGTATCTTTGTGACAGCGAGGGCTGCTGGGGCATGCTTGCGCCATTGCCACCATCACCGAACGGTGAGCTGTCCCATGTGTTTGAATGCAATCTCTGTGGGAAGCTGAGGAAGGAAGAGGATGCCATGCCTGATGAGGGCACTTCTGGCATGGTCCATTAGAACGATTTAAGCAATACTGATCTGCTTGCTGCTTATTTTAATGGGTAAGAGCTTGGTACAACACTCTGTTTTCTTCAATATTTACCTGCAGTTTGTTTTAATGCCCTGGGATTTGCTATGTTCACATCTTTAATAACATTTCTGAAGCTAGCATACAATTTGTTGTGCTCTATCATTTGATTTAATATCTTACACATTGTTCAGTTAGCAATTTGCTTATGTGGAGGTTCTTTGGAATGATCTAATTAGTTTGCAATTTTAAACATGTTATCAGACCTCAATTTTGTCTGGTAATTTGgacattttttaaaatatagaTCTTCTTTTATGTTTTCTTTGAATTCCCATGTTAAATTCAATTCATGGAACAGGACAGCATCAGGAGTTGAGTTATAATTAGCAATTTGGCACTACTTTTCTTCTAGAATAATCAAATGCATTATTTGACCTTTGAAACTTACCATTCAGAATATTGCCTTGTTGGATCCTCTGATTATGATTATTCCCTTGGATTGACAGTACTGTCATGTGGATGTTAATACTCACACACAGGGTCCAATCATTTTGTTGGCAAGTAAATAAGTGCCCACCATCAGCCACCTGCATCACTTCATTTTCTGTGTTACTGGTTCCATTCCGCTTGTATTTACCATTACACTATTGACCTAATGTTGTTTCAGGATTTAGGCTGCACAGTCCTCCACTGTTGAGTGTTAGTTCAGCCACACAGTCTGTGCCTCAGATAATTCTGGCTGAAGCTTTGCTCATGTGAGCTACTATAGCTTTTACTACAGTGCGTAGTTACAATATTTTCTTGGGAGGCTACACCCGAGTCTAAGGTTTAGAAGTGAAATGTTACACAATAGGCTGTAGATCCACGAAGCTAAACTAAGAAAGTGGGAGTGAGTGTCAAAATGGTGTTTCATGTTAATGTAGATTCCAGTGAGATATTTGATTTGAACAGATTTAGGCATGGGGAATTACAAATTTCTTAATGGTTGTCCTCTTGCCCAATACTGATAATAAATTCTGCGATGATAAACTATTTAGGCATACGCCTTGTTCCTGCGTTACGTTAGCTACAAAATTAGCTGTGTTATATTTTAGGGAAAATAACTATATTATATCAAGAATATTTTAGGTAAAATAACTACACTATAACTACGAAATAACTGTGTTGCTGATTATCTGATGTGCAGATAATTTTATGGTAGAACACTTGGCAAAGGAAGTGTGTTTGGCAATCCCCTCTCCATTGTGAGTTGTTTGGCAGAAAAAAGAATAGGTTCGATTCACCTAAAAGCAGGAGGAGCGTGTATGGGTTGCCATGTTGTAGGCAGACCTTCCTGTACTGTGTTTGGAAATCCTACTTTGGCTGTACCTACAATTTACTGTACGCCTTGATTTCCCTCCCTTGGTGATTCACATCTGGGAAGCCCACCTATTTGGGTAGGTGATAATGACTCTGGTATCAGCATTACTGTGTTCTAGAAATCAGTTTTGCCATAGTGTGGCTGTTATGGTCACCTCGTTGCATTTCATATCTACTGATGAGAATCGCATATAAGTCTGATCTGCATAATAAACTGAGTAAATGCAAAAGGCAAAGGCTATAACCGAGTGGATTTGATGCTGCTTTACCAGCTTGCATTGCCATTCAGAAAGTCAGCGAATTGTTTTTTTCCAAAGGATTTtttctagaaaagccaaaacaaacacACACAGCGGTTCAACAGCGAGCACCGTCCGTCAGCTCACATCTCCTCACAGGGAAAATAGCTACTAGCAGTTAAGCTCTGGGAGCATGGCGGTTGCATTAGTTATCCATGAAAAAGGCTGGTGAATCaggaacaaaaaggaaaaataaaagcaTGAACTCTCTTTTGAATGACCAAAGCATGAACTCTCTGATTTGAGACGCACCGTTGCAAATAGATCTGGGAGGCACGGTTCCGATGCACTAGTCCGTGAACTCTAATTTGTGGTTCATGCCTTTCCATTTGTGGGGGACGCAATAGGGATGGCATCAGGAGGCAGCACAGACGAAGAAAGAtccattcattttttttccgaTAAGGAAGCTTTATTAAATTTGAAGGGCATTACATCGAGATGATACAAAATCTTGAAAAACATTCTCAACCTCTGCATAGCTGGATACACGCGGCCTATATATGAAATAGAAATACCCAAACAATCTAATGATAATCAATCTGCAGACTAGTTCGCCACCCATGTGTTTGGGTAAAAAACTCCTTGGCTACCTATACCAATCGTAGTAATGCTGCAGTAACCATATCCTGTGAAGCTGGCTTCTACAAGATAGTCCATATGGAGTCAATGCATAATTTGGAAGATAACCTgaaatggggatgagttttttttttaccaactaCTATATCGATTCTGCATAGCCATAGTGACCAACATGTAGCAGCCGCTCCTAGAAGAACTAACGGTTTTAGCTCCTTTTCAATGCTCCATAGACAATTCCCAAATATATTAGACACACTATGAGGTTGATAAAATCCTAATACCGCATATATAGTGGACCACACCGTAAGTGCAAAGCGACATTCAAAGAAAATGTGTTTAATTGTTTCATCCTTATGACAGAAGCAACATCTTTTGCTCCCTCGCCAATTGCgttttgctaatttttttttgtcaaaaccTCTTACAAAGCCCTTCGTAAGTACCACATAAAGATCTTAATTTTTAACGGAGCTTTTAGTTTCCACATATACTTATTTAAATTGAGGACATTGCTATGGATCATTTCCAGGTAGCGAGACTTCACTGAGAATTGACCACTTGGGTGTAGATTCCAGTGAAATTCATTTGGTTCCTGGCTTAGCACAATGTTAGCAATGCGTGGAAATAAATTGTTCCAAGCTGTTAGCTTGTGTGCGATAAGATCTCTTCGCCAAGTTATGTTTAATGGTGAGGTCCCGAACATTTCTGCAACAGTGTCATGTTTGTGACGAACTATGTTGTACAAATAGGGATATTGTTCCCGCAACGTTGAATTTCCCAACCATTCATTCTCCCAAAACATAACTTGTGTTCCATCTTTAATTATGAAGGTTCCAAAACGTAGAAAATCCTGTTTTGCCCTTCATAAGGCTAGCCAAAAAATGTGAGTCCCCATTTCTCCATTGAACCTGCGAGAGTGGTTTAGAACCAAATTTTTTTACTTGTGAGTAGCTTGAAAAGCCACTTACTAAGGAAAGCAGTATTTTTAAAATCTAAATTTTGAATCCGTAGAACCC
The genomic region above belongs to Setaria italica strain Yugu1 chromosome VI, Setaria_italica_v2.0, whole genome shotgun sequence and contains:
- the LOC101754914 gene encoding histone-lysine N-methyltransferase ASHR2 encodes the protein MASAPQNPTTAATSDALRVADLPGRGRGLVAARNVREGEVLLSEPALLLYPSTLASLRSYCAACFRSLPASAVVPCASCRAAAFCSPACAAASHPRLLCAALSHGGGAGLAAAAPTEAVQEPLLFLLSAYSLPDPSIHTILSLSSVPPPPPGAQDAAGLHAAVAALAPPQMLPQGFSPDLTAALLAKDRGNSFAIMEPYRPGMSLELLKARAYAVYSQASLFNHDCLPNACHFDYPDRPGPGNTDIVVRALHDISEGREVCISYFAANWRYADRQRRLLEDYGFRCECDRCQVESRWKDDDDNNGDEGDEDDTMEEEEGEDGGDDDGDDGMEDGEGGPDGDDDFPHAYFFVRYLCDSEGCWGMLAPLPPSPNGELSHVFECNLCGKLRKEEDAMPDEGTSGMVH